In Rhodothermales bacterium, the genomic stretch CACTTCGCGCACGGACAGGCCGAGGTCGGAGATCTTCTCCCGATCGAAGATCAGGTTTTCCTCCGGCTGGCCTTCCCGCCGGCTGACCCGGGCATCGCGCACCCCAGGAATGGTCGCGACACGTTCCTGGATCTGGCGCGCGAATGCGCTCGCCGTCTCCATGTCGTAGCCGCGAAGTTCGATCTGGACGGCCTCGGCGTCGTCGCTCGAGCTGAAGAGGCGGTTCAGGATCCAGAGACCCGACTGGGCCTGCACACGGATTTCGGCGCCGGGGATCAGGCCGGCGACGGCGTCGCGGATTTCATCCGCCAGTTCGGTGCTATTCACCCGCCGCGTCGCCGCGTCAACCAGCGTCACCTCGACCTGCGCGTCGCCGTTGCGTACTTCGGTGGTGAAGTCCTTGACCTGATCCGCCGGGATGATGGCTTTCACCACCAGCGCCAGTTCGTCCAGGTACTGGCGGACGACGGCGATATTCATGCCTTCAGCCATCTCCATGTCGATGCTGATCTCGTCCGCATCCGTTTGCGGGGCGAGCTCAACCGGGATGGTCGTCCAGAAATAAGCAGAAAGAGCCACCAGCACGATTGCGACGATAAACACCGTCGGGCGGTGCTTGATGGCGGTCCGGAGGGCATTCGCGTACCGATTCTCGAGGCGATCGAAAAAGGCGCCGATGCGCGAGCGTTTCGCCGGCGCGCCGTCTTTGCCATTTTTCTTGCCGACCGTGAGATACCGGCTCGACAACATCGGCACCAGGCTGAGTGCCACGACCAGCGAACACAACAGCGCAAAAACGATCACAATGGCCAGCGACTGAAACAGCGCGCCCGAGGTGGTCTGCGCAAACGCCAGTGGAATGAAGATCACACAGGTCGTGAGCGTCGATGCGATGATGGCGCCGGTCACCTGCTTGGTGCCTATCAACGCGCTCGTTCGTGCGGATTCGCCCTTACTCTCTCGAAGTCGGACGATATTTTCCAGCACCACGATCGCATTGTCCACCATCATCCCGATCCCGAGCGCAAGCCCGCCAAACGTCATCTGATTCAGCGTCATGCCGCTGAAATAGAGCACACCGAACGTGGCGATGACCGAGATCGGGATCGAAAGGGAGATGATAAACGTCGTCGACCCGTTACGAAGGAAGAGATACAGGATGAACAGGGCCAGGATCGCTCCGTACAGCGCCGAACTCTGGACGTTATCCATCGACTGCTGGATAAACGTGCTCTGGTCGCTGATGACGCTCAG encodes the following:
- a CDS encoding efflux RND transporter permease subunit yields the protein MSFLTDVSIKRPIATTMFYLVIITLGLVGLRYLPVDLLPNIEFTQLSVSTNYPNVGPEEMETIITDRIENAVASVPNMERVTSRSQDGSSRVTMEFARGVDLAEASNDVRDAMNRVINQLPPEVDPPRLFKFDPNSFPIVIIAAKSSRHLEELTRIIERDLAQRFERIPGVGSINLFGGIYREIRVELDRDRLKASGLTALDVQQAISQENSTLPGGNMKQGLSDMYVRTRGEYTEVEQIGRTVVRVVNGKPIRVQDVAEVRDGYEDAFSLVELGDVPMIRFAVQKQSGANTVAVADEVKKEVERINLERADLQLSVISDQSTFIQQSMDNVQSSALYGAILALFILYLFLRNGSTTFIISLSIPISVIATFGVLYFSGMTLNQMTFGGLALGIGMMVDNAIVVLENIVRLRESKGESARTSALIGTKQVTGAIIASTLTTCVIFIPLAFAQTTSGALFQSLAIVIVFALLCSLVVALSLVPMLSSRYLTVGKKNGKDGAPAKRSRIGAFFDRLENRYANALRTAIKHRPTVFIVAIVLVALSAYFWTTIPVELAPQTDADEISIDMEMAEGMNIAVVRQYLDELALVVKAIIPADQVKDFTTEVRNGDAQVEVTLVDAATRRVNSTELADEIRDAVAGLIPGAEIRVQAQSGLWILNRLFSSSDDAEAVQIELRGYDMETASAFARQIQERVATIPGVRDARVSRREGQPEENLIFDREKISDLGLSVREVAQAVQSNVGGVLAGQFRVKGDEFPIRVRLRPEDRLTTLDLDDIGVRTPAG